Proteins from a genomic interval of Quercus lobata isolate SW786 chromosome 11, ValleyOak3.0 Primary Assembly, whole genome shotgun sequence:
- the LOC115968544 gene encoding sucrose synthase-like produces MELINGTISAHREELLGFLSRLGGKPKGIYKTKQLVEEFEGLSNGTHAGFSGVLKCTQEALVLADSIALAIRPRPGVWEYVSVAVSQSGPKVQTITPSQYLQYKEEVVGSSGGDGIFELDFEPFSEFSTPPTLSKYIGNGLEFLNRHLSTSFVHEKEKMQPLLDFLRLHEYNGKAMMLNERIKSLDALQTVLRKAVDYLSAIAPETPYSEFEHKLQEIGLERGWGNNAERVSEMIHLLLDLLEAPEPRTLETFLGRIPMVFNVVIMSPHGYFAQDNVLGYPDTGGQVVYILDQVRALESEMLLRIKQQGLDIIPRILIVTRLLPDAVGTTCGERLEKVYGTEHSFILRVPFRSEKGIVRKWISRFEVWPYLETYAEDVANELSIEFKGKPDLIVGNYSDGNIVATLLASKFGVPQCTIAHALEKTKYPDSDVNWKNFDKYNFSCQFSADLIAMNQTDFIITSTFQEIAGSKDTLGQYESHSAFTMPGLYRVVHGIDSFDPRFNIVSPGADTDIYFPYTEEKRRLTSFHPEIEELLFSSVENKEHLCVLKDRNKPIIFTMARLDRVKNITGLVEWYGKNKRLRELVNLVVVAGDRRKESKDLEEQAEMKKMYGLIETYNLNGQFRWISSQMNRVRNGELYRYIADTKGAFVQPAVYEAFGLTVVEAMTCGLPTFATCNGGPAEIIVNGKSGFHIDPYQGDQVSQLLVDFFEKCKVDPSHWDKISHGGLKRIEEKYTWQIYSERLLTLTGVYGFWKRVSNNTEKRRYLEMFYALMYRKLADSVPLAVEE; encoded by the exons ATGGAATTGATCAATGGAACCATCAGTGCTCACCGAGAGGAATTGCTAGGCTTCCTTTCAAG GCTTGGAGGCAAGCCTAAAGGAATCTACAAGACCAAACAACTTGTGGAAGAGTTTGAAGGACTTTCGAATGGGACTCATGCTGGATTCTCTGGTGTTTTGAAATGCACCCAG GAAGCGTTAGTATTGGCTGATTCAATCGCACTTGCTATTCGTCCCAGGCCAGGTGTCTGGGAATATGTGAGTGTGGCTGTGAGTCAGAGTGGACCTAAGGTTCAGACAATAACTCCATCTCAGTATTTGCAGTACAAGGAAGAAGTTGTTGGGTCAAG TGGTGGAGATGGAATCTTTGAGTTGGATTTTGAACCATTCTCTGAGTTTTCAACACCCCCAACTCTTTCAAAGTACATCGGGAATGGCTTGGAATTCCTCAATCGACACCTTTCTACAAGTTTTGTACATGAAAAAGAGAAGATGCAGCCTCTTCTTGACTTTCTCAGACTCCATGAGTACAACGGCAAG GCTATGATGCTGAATGAGAGAATCAAGAGCCTAGATGCTCTCCAGACTGTTCTGAGGAAGGCAGTGGATTACCTATCTGCCATTGCACCTGAAACTCCATATTCAGAGTTTGAGCACAAGCTCCAGGAGATTGGTTTGGAGAGAGGGTGGGGTAATAATGCTGAACGAGTTTCAGAAATGATTCATCTTCTTTTGGATCTCCTTGAAGCTCCTGAACCAAGAACCCTTGAGACATTCCTTGGGAGAATTCCTATGGTTTTTAATGTTGTAATCATGTCTCCCCATGGCTATTTTGCCCAGGATAATGTCTTGGGATACCCTGACACTGGTGGCCAG GTTGTTTATATCTTGGATCAAGTTCGGGCCTTGGAGAGTGAGATGCTTCTTCGTATCAAGCAACAAGGCTTGGATATCATCCCTCGTATCCTCATT GTCACAAGACTTCTACCTGATGCAGTAGGAACCACATGTGGTGAGCGTCTTGAAAAGGTGTATGGGACCGAACATTCATTTATTCTTCGAGTTCCATTCCGATCAGAGAAGGGAATTGTCCGTAAATGGATCTCCAGATTTGAAGTGTGGCCCTATCTTGAGACTTATGCTGAG GATGTTGCAAATGAACTTTCTATAGAGTTCAAAGGGAAGCCAGATCTGATCGTTGGAAACTACAGTGATGGAAACATTGTTGCCACTTTGTTAGCAAGTAAATTTGGGGTTCCACAG TGCACCATAGCACATGCCCTTGAGAAGACAAAGTACCCCGATTCTGACGTAAATTGGAAGAACTTTGACAAGTATAACTTTTCTTGCCAATTTTCTGCTGATCTTATAGCAATGAATCAAACTGATTTCATTATCACCAGCACTTTCCAAGAGATTGCTGGAAG CAAGGACACCCTTGGACAGTATGAGAGTCACTCTGCTTTTACCATGCCTGGACTCTACCGCGTGGTTCATGGCATAGATTCCTTCGATCCTAGGTTCAACATTGTGTCTCCTGGAGCAGATACCGACATCTACTTCCCCTATACTGAGGAGAAACGAAGGTTGACATCCTTCCACCCTGAAATTGAAGAGCTTCTTTTCTCGTCTGTGGAGAACAAAGAACACTT ATGTGTATTGAAAGACCGGAACAAGCCTATAATCTTTACAATGGCAAGGCTAGATCGTGTGAAGAACATAACCGGACTTGTTGAGTGGTATGGCAAGAATAAACGTCTTAGGGAGTTGGTTAACCTTGTTGTTGTTGCTGGGGATCGTAGAAAGGAGTCTAAGGACTTAGAAGAGCAAGCTGAGATGAAGAAAATGTATGGTCTTATTGAGACCTATAATTTGAATGGACAGTTCAGATGGATTTCTTCCCAAATGAACCGAGTCAGGAACGGTGAACTCTATCGTTACATTGCTGATACAAAGGGAGCCTTTGTGCAGCCTGCTGTATATGAAGCTTTTGGCTTGACAGTTGTTGAGGCCATGACTTGTGGATTGCCAACATTTGCTACTTGTAATGGTGGTCCAGCTGAGATTATTGTGAATGGTAAATCAGGCTTCCATATTGACCCCTATCAAGGTGATCAAGTGTCTCAGCTCCTTGTTGATTTCTTTGAAAAGTGTAAGGTAGACCCTAGTCATTGGGACAAAATCTCCCACGGAGGCCTAAAGCGCATTGAAGAGAA GTATACATGGCAGATTTACTCCGAGAGGCTACTAACCTTGACTGGAGTTTATGGCTTTTGGAAGCGTGTTTCTAATAACACAGAGAAGCGTCGCTACCTTGAAATGTTTTATGCCCTCATGTATCGTAAGCTG GCCGATTCAGTTCCTCTTGCTGTTGAAGAGTAA